A window from Carassius gibelio isolate Cgi1373 ecotype wild population from Czech Republic chromosome B3, carGib1.2-hapl.c, whole genome shotgun sequence encodes these proteins:
- the LOC127953046 gene encoding uncharacterized protein LOC127953046 — protein sequence MECDEPRSAASHDWALRQTLSEERWDEARPKLLDSLLASDCVHYGPCDHCSLKQAVIRCKDCFPKPRYCGQCDVSTHQHLVFHNRETLIDGFYKPLPPSTAVQGLSGQNVIYEQVCLLPITRPDKICDCDPQNLAVVAGRSVVLICINGRYDVFLPVMNCRACLASWTPEVVDLLFSGYWPGTVEFQTIYKVDLFTSFEDLKITAPGLSRQAFVKMLQQRSQQFGRSGNICGNVFQKAFLEWTYCRHKREKLCGIDHFSCPACTPDTVAVSADGNRKLYRFSKTKGTEEQPFFDGVFLANDKDVATFVDCVREKTIPVHGKGICGTSTWAAARETSKKTNTKCDEEGLEVAVCRHSILLRGLNMFRGEIFAYPLFLQKELATKTNCKFFCTDIMCRYWPYLQKVAQAFPEMQNLTQMKPFLSVMHAKGHSTKCEVQWGGKNQTGAGTTIGEEVEQVNSFLSRVALTTKYMSKAARVDMITLHARGWNERKKRNLHKYLSTRYLKTIQKTKEVKEDIAAIKNGSLM from the exons ATGGAGTGTGATGAACCCAGATCAGCAGCATCTCATGATTGGGCATTGAGGCAAACCTTGTCTGAAGAACGCTGGGACGAAGCAAGGCCAAAACTCCTTGACAGTTTGCTTGCTTCAGACTGTGTGCATTATGGTCCTTGTGATCACTGCAGCTTGAAACAAGCAGTCATCAGGTGCAAGGACTGTTTCCCGAAACCCCGTTACTGTGGCCAGTGTGACGTTTCTACACATCAACATCTTGTTTTTCACAACCGAGAGACTCTTATAGATGGATTCTATAAACCTCTCCCACCATCAACTGCTGTGCAGGGCCTCAGTGGCCAAAATGTCATATATGAACAAG TGTGTCTGCTGCCCATTACACGACCAGACAAAATTTGTGATTGTGACCCTCAAAACCTGGCTGTTGTAGCTGGACGATCTGTTGTGCTCATCTGTATAAATG GTCGCTATGACGTCTTCCTGCCAGTGATGAATTGCAGAGCTTGTCTTGCATCATGGACACCTGAGGTGGTTGACCTGTTGTTTAGTGGTTACTGGCCAGGCACTGTCGAGTTTCAAACTATATACAAGGTAGACCTCTTCACGTCGTTTGAGGACCTGAAGATCACTGCACCTGGGCTTTCaagacaagcatttgtgaaaatgTTACAACAGCGCTCACAACAATTTGGAAGG agtGGTAACATTTGTGGCAACGTGTTCCAAAAAGCTTTCCTTGAATGGACATATTGTCgtcataaaagagaaaaactCTGCGGCATTGATCACTTCTCTTGCCCAGCTTGCACCCCAGATACAGTTGCTGTGTCTGCAGACGGAAACAGAAAACTATACAGATTCAGCAAAACAAAGGg GACAGAGGAACAACCATTTTTTGATGGAGTTTTTCTGGCTAATGACAAAGATGTAGCAACATTTGTTGATTGTGTTCGTGAGAAGACCATCCCA GTACATGGAAAAGGCATCTGTGGAACATCAACATGGGCTGCAGCCAGGGAGACCTCTAAAAAGACAAACACTAAATGTGATGAAGAGGGCCTAGAGGTGGCAGTTTGCAGGCACAGCATATTGCTTAGAGGGTTGAACATGTTTAGGGGCGAGATATTTGCATACCCTCTGTTTCTGCAGAAGGAACTGGCCACAAAAACAAACTGCAAGTTCTTCTGCACTGACATCATGTGTCGATATTGGCCCTATCTTCAAAAGGTGGCTCAAGCATTCCCAGAAATGCAAAACCTGACTCAGATGAAGCCATTTCTCTCAGTTATGCATGCAAAGGGGCACTCTACAAAATGTGAG GTGCAGTGGGGTGGCAAAAATCAAACAGGGGCAGGCACAACAATTGGTGAAGAAGTTGAACAAGTGAACAGCTTTTTGTCCCGTGTGGCTCTAACTACAAAATACATGAGTAAGGCTG CACGAGTAGATATGATCACATTGCATGCCAGAGGATGGAATGAGCGCAAAAAAAGAAACCTGCACAAGTACTTGTCTACACGGTACTTGAAg ACTATCCAAAAGACAAAGGAAGTCAAGGAGGACATTGCGGCTATAAAGAA TGGGTCACTGATGTGA